One window from the genome of Pararhizobium gei encodes:
- a CDS encoding FixH family protein — MLMIMLAFFGVIIAVNLGMARLAGSSFGGLVVKNSYVASQEFNEKLEQSREQIALGWTPTFQVVKRTIRYRLTDKDGSIVAATAVSVQFRHPSYEAADWSVPLKRAEDGSFEAVQAARNGTWIVQIDSDVGRAVPYRDVRRITIRNGEFR, encoded by the coding sequence ATGCTGATGATCATGCTGGCCTTCTTCGGCGTCATTATTGCCGTCAACCTGGGAATGGCAAGGCTTGCAGGCTCCTCCTTCGGTGGGCTCGTCGTCAAGAACAGCTATGTCGCCAGCCAGGAGTTCAACGAAAAGCTGGAGCAAAGCAGGGAGCAGATCGCTCTCGGATGGACACCGACGTTCCAGGTGGTGAAACGGACAATCCGTTACCGGCTGACCGACAAGGACGGCAGCATCGTTGCGGCGACGGCAGTCTCAGTCCAGTTCCGCCATCCGTCCTATGAAGCTGCCGATTGGAGCGTCCCTCTGAAGCGGGCTGAAGACGGCAGTTTCGAGGCGGTGCAGGCCGCGCGCAACGGAACCTGGATCGTCCAGATCGACAGCGACGTCGGACGCGCCGTACCTTACCGCGACGTGCGCAGGATCACCATCCGCAACGGAGAATTCCGATGA